In Nitrospirota bacterium, one genomic interval encodes:
- a CDS encoding DUF2283 domain-containing protein, whose amino-acid sequence MAEKVKVWFDPEGDFLEVQFSDAPGFMRPTAYEAVMERVDEHGHVLGFSVLGVSRFKKDHPLEAELMTGT is encoded by the coding sequence ATGGCCGAAAAAGTAAAAGTCTGGTTCGATCCTGAAGGCGATTTTCTGGAAGTGCAGTTCAGCGACGCTCCAGGGTTCATGCGTCCAACGGCCTACGAGGCCGTCATGGAGCGCGTGGACGAGCACGGGCATGTGTTGGGATTTAGCGTCCTCGGCGTCAGCCGTTTCAAAAAAGACCACCCTCTCGAAGCCGAACTTATGACTGGAACATAA
- a CDS encoding DUF4258 domain-containing protein, translating to MKIIRDCFGRSVRLTDERTAHILQHQEMADMEAEIERVLQSPAEVRVSRSDNTIQLFYEFYARTLVGGKWLCVVVRYPPDDGFVVTAYLTDQLKAGETIWPKK from the coding sequence ATGAAGATCATCCGTGATTGTTTTGGCCGATCCGTCAGACTGACCGATGAACGAACCGCGCATATTCTCCAGCATCAGGAAATGGCCGATATGGAGGCGGAGATTGAACGGGTGCTTCAATCTCCGGCGGAAGTAAGGGTTTCTCGTTCGGATAATACCATCCAGTTGTTTTATGAGTTCTATGCCCGAACGCTGGTTGGTGGGAAATGGCTGTGTGTCGTGGTAAGGTATCCCCCTGATGACGGGTTCGTGGTGACGGCATATTTGACTGACCAACTCAAGGCAGGAGAAACGATATGGCCGAAAAAGTAA
- a CDS encoding metallophosphoesterase translates to MVTPSMRAVWLTDIHLDFLSSHARQDFLAVVASKHPDVVFLTGDVSIAPYLIEHLSEICSAINKPVYFVLGNHDFYQGSIADVRATVRNFCRTHPLLNYLTDTSMVALTQSTALIGHDAWGDGRYGNYAQSAVRLNDHLLIKELTGLTSPKLQQQLMRLGNEAANCLREILPDALTRYQHVILLTHVPPFRESCWYQGQVSNDDWLPFFACQAVGDVLREEMEKRPDRRLTVYCGHTHNGGIAHILPNLQVITGAAEYGAPQINDVITIT, encoded by the coding sequence ATGGTGACACCATCTATGCGCGCCGTATGGTTAACAGATATTCATCTCGATTTCTTGAGCTCACACGCTCGCCAAGACTTCCTGGCCGTCGTCGCCTCGAAACATCCTGATGTGGTGTTCTTGACCGGAGATGTTTCAATTGCTCCCTATCTGATCGAGCATCTTTCTGAAATCTGCAGTGCCATCAACAAGCCGGTCTATTTTGTGCTTGGCAATCACGACTTCTATCAAGGGTCCATTGCAGACGTGCGAGCCACAGTTCGAAATTTCTGCCGTACCCATCCATTACTCAACTACCTCACGGACACAAGCATGGTAGCACTCACTCAATCAACGGCATTGATAGGGCATGATGCGTGGGGTGATGGGCGATATGGGAATTATGCACAGTCTGCCGTACGACTGAACGACCACCTGCTCATCAAGGAGCTAACCGGTCTGACGTCACCCAAGCTGCAACAGCAGCTCATGCGCCTAGGAAATGAAGCGGCCAATTGCTTGCGAGAAATACTGCCCGATGCACTCACCCGTTATCAGCATGTAATCCTGCTCACTCATGTACCTCCCTTCAGAGAATCCTGTTGGTACCAAGGTCAGGTCAGCAACGATGACTGGCTCCCGTTTTTTGCCTGTCAAGCGGTTGGAGATGTTCTCCGAGAGGAGATGGAGAAACGACCGGACCGCCGGCTGACAGTCTATTGCGGCCATACCCACAATGGGGGAATCGCGCACATCCTGCCAAATCTGCAGGTGATCACGGGTGCCGCAGAATATGGGGCCCCACAGATTAATGACGTGATCACGATTACATGA
- a CDS encoding DUF1566 domain-containing protein yields the protein MRGKSNRWLSGVGVVVFAGGLVLANFGGEITSVQAHDRAYKNPFKQIMTKLDEILAKLNGGPAPASGGATANQALPRFTVLADNNAAVRDNSTGLVWEQTPSTPATDWSNARLQCINKNVGNTRGWRLPSVVELTSLIDPSLPAPYVPGAVFTGVQTATYWSATASAVGTTSAFGVNFQDGLVGTSSKGSAGNVWCVRGQMQESVY from the coding sequence ATGCGAGGCAAATCGAACAGATGGTTGAGTGGAGTCGGGGTGGTAGTCTTTGCAGGAGGGCTTGTCTTGGCAAACTTTGGCGGGGAAATCACCTCTGTGCAGGCGCACGACCGTGCCTATAAGAATCCGTTTAAGCAAATCATGACCAAACTTGACGAAATCCTTGCGAAGCTTAATGGTGGTCCAGCCCCTGCCTCCGGAGGCGCAACGGCGAATCAGGCGTTGCCGCGTTTTACCGTCTTGGCGGACAATAACGCGGCTGTGAGGGACAACAGCACTGGTCTCGTGTGGGAACAAACCCCATCCACTCCGGCCACGGATTGGAGCAATGCCCGCTTGCAGTGTATCAACAAGAATGTCGGGAACACGCGCGGCTGGCGGCTGCCTTCGGTGGTGGAATTGACGAGTCTGATCGATCCGTCGTTACCGGCGCCGTATGTCCCAGGAGCAGTGTTTACAGGTGTGCAGACGGCCACCTACTGGTCGGCGACAGCGAGTGCTGTGGGTACTACTAGCGCGTTTGGCGTAAACTTCCAGGATGGCCTTGTGGGTACAAGCAGTAAGGGCAGTGCCGGTAACGTCTGGTGTGTGCGTGGTCAGATGCAAGAGTCTGTATATTAG
- a CDS encoding type II toxin-antitoxin system RelE/ParE family toxin, translated as MAYTVEVAPAAERQLKALPKPIRTQIGRRIDKLTDDPRPHGVEKITGEDDLYRVRSGDYRILYKINDQELLVLVVKIGDRKEVYRRLPKR; from the coding sequence ATGGCCTATACAGTCGAAGTTGCGCCAGCTGCTGAACGTCAACTCAAGGCCTTGCCCAAGCCCATTCGGACTCAAATTGGTCGGCGAATCGATAAGCTTACTGATGATCCGCGTCCGCACGGTGTAGAGAAGATCACAGGCGAGGACGATCTGTATCGCGTCCGCTCAGGGGATTACCGCATTCTGTATAAGATCAACGATCAGGAGCTTCTCGTTTTGGTCGTAAAGATCGGCGATCGCAAAGAAGTCTATCGGAGATTGCCGAAGCGATGA
- a CDS encoding Fic family protein has protein sequence MTADDRYDVSGLPEAQFEPGSHGLVLKNRLGVAAKQDMDNAEARALEHAMDVLVRAYDETHRFMATDLCDCHRTWLGSIYEWAGCYRRVNVSKDGFPFAAAAQVPTLMDQFERDVLRRYTPCTFADRAAVIRALAETHVELVLIHPFRDGNGRLARVLSTLMALQAGLPLLVFSLMAGTGKTAYIAAIQAGLDKHYAPMEKLFGEIIEQSRLSS, from the coding sequence ATGACCGCCGATGATCGCTACGATGTGTCCGGCTTGCCGGAGGCGCAGTTTGAGCCCGGCTCCCATGGGCTGGTGCTCAAGAATCGGCTTGGTGTTGCGGCGAAGCAAGACATGGACAACGCGGAGGCAAGAGCTCTTGAGCATGCAATGGATGTCCTGGTCAGAGCCTACGATGAGACGCATCGGTTTATGGCCACGGATCTCTGTGACTGTCACCGCACTTGGCTTGGCAGCATCTATGAATGGGCCGGCTGCTATAGGCGTGTGAATGTCAGTAAAGATGGATTCCCTTTCGCCGCCGCCGCTCAGGTGCCTACCTTGATGGATCAGTTTGAACGGGATGTGTTGCGGCGCTATACGCCCTGCACGTTTGCAGATCGAGCGGCAGTTATCCGTGCGCTGGCCGAAACACATGTCGAGTTGGTGCTGATTCATCCGTTCCGTGATGGAAATGGACGCCTGGCCCGCGTGCTTTCCACGCTCATGGCGCTTCAGGCAGGACTGCCGCTGCTCGTCTTCAGTCTCATGGCGGGGACGGGCAAGACCGCGTACATTGCCGCGATTCAGGCAGGCCTCGATAAGCACTATGCGCCGATGGAGAAGCTGTTCGGAGAAATTATCGAGCAGAGCCGCTTGTCTTCTTAA
- a CDS encoding helix-turn-helix transcriptional regulator produces the protein MKTHRQYIDEQMKKDPKFADALTKAEQEVGIALELAKLRERRGLSQTELAKLTGMKQPQIARLESGAHFPAFATLQKLLGVLGGKLELTADACHLTPTRAKVAGARR, from the coding sequence ATGAAGACGCATAGGCAGTATATCGACGAGCAGATGAAGAAAGACCCGAAGTTCGCCGATGCGCTCACCAAGGCGGAGCAGGAAGTCGGAATCGCCTTGGAGCTTGCGAAGCTACGTGAGCGACGCGGGTTGAGTCAGACGGAGTTAGCGAAGCTCACAGGGATGAAACAGCCGCAGATTGCTCGCTTGGAAAGTGGTGCTCATTTCCCTGCCTTCGCAACACTGCAGAAGCTTCTCGGCGTGCTCGGTGGGAAATTGGAACTGACTGCGGACGCATGCCATCTCACTCCGACGCGAGCGAAGGTCGCCGGCGCTCGTCGGTAG
- a CDS encoding XTP/dITP diphosphatase produces the protein MIFELVLATHNRHKATELIQLLGGLGVTIRTLDEFPEAPEVVEDGDTCEANAVKKACAIAEYTGLPAVADDTGLEVNALGGRPGVYAARYAGEGATYEDNCRKLLRELMGVPREQRTARFLTVAALALPSDGIRVVRGTLDGFIAEEASGTAGFGYDPVFLIPELGMTLAQLSADHKNRISHRAKAFTKMREIVKRLGQQSFVNG, from the coding sequence ATGATCTTTGAATTGGTACTCGCGACGCATAATCGGCATAAGGCAACAGAACTCATTCAGCTTTTAGGAGGATTGGGCGTCACGATCCGAACTCTCGATGAATTTCCGGAGGCTCCTGAGGTGGTCGAAGACGGGGATACTTGTGAGGCCAACGCGGTCAAGAAGGCCTGCGCCATTGCCGAGTATACGGGGCTGCCGGCTGTCGCCGACGATACAGGGCTGGAAGTCAATGCGCTTGGAGGACGGCCGGGTGTGTACGCTGCCCGTTATGCTGGCGAAGGGGCGACTTACGAAGACAACTGTCGAAAGTTGCTGCGAGAGCTGATGGGCGTGCCTCGTGAACAACGAACCGCCCGCTTTTTAACAGTCGCTGCGCTCGCTCTGCCTTCAGACGGAATACGGGTGGTACGAGGGACGTTGGACGGATTCATTGCAGAAGAGGCAAGCGGAACAGCTGGATTCGGATATGATCCTGTGTTTCTCATCCCAGAATTAGGAATGACCTTGGCGCAGCTATCGGCAGACCACAAAAACAGGATCAGCCACCGCGCAAAGGCGTTCACCAAAATGCGAGAAATTGTGAAACGCCTTGGTCAACAGTCGTTCGTCAATGGGTGA
- a CDS encoding TIR domain-containing protein, with protein MSQPSFGFGSLLSQFSIPTKRKIFVSYHHGGDQAYYDAFSKAFADTYDVIFDNSLERQIDSDNVDYVIQRIRDSYVGGSSCTVVLCGAETPWRKYVDWEIKATLDKQHGLVGVNLPSNRQNAGGHPTVPDRFHDNFQSGYALWIGWATFIQSAANVKSLIEQAIARPANLIVNNREMMSRNGIPPWR; from the coding sequence ATGTCACAACCATCATTCGGATTCGGCTCGCTACTTTCACAGTTTTCAATCCCGACGAAGCGGAAGATCTTCGTGAGCTATCATCATGGAGGCGATCAGGCCTACTATGACGCCTTCTCGAAAGCTTTCGCTGATACTTACGACGTCATCTTTGATAATTCACTCGAACGCCAAATTGACAGCGATAATGTAGACTACGTGATCCAAAGAATTCGCGACAGTTACGTTGGTGGTTCATCGTGTACAGTTGTGCTTTGCGGCGCTGAAACACCCTGGCGCAAATATGTGGACTGGGAGATTAAGGCCACTCTGGATAAGCAGCACGGACTCGTTGGCGTCAACCTACCGTCGAATCGTCAGAACGCTGGCGGCCACCCTACTGTCCCAGACCGATTTCACGACAACTTCCAATCAGGCTATGCTCTTTGGATAGGCTGGGCCACTTTTATCCAGAGTGCGGCGAATGTTAAGTCGCTAATCGAACAGGCTATCGCCCGTCCTGCAAATCTAATAGTCAACAATCGTGAAATGATGTCGCGAAACGGAATACCACCATGGAGATAA
- a CDS encoding type II toxin-antitoxin system Phd/YefM family antitoxin: MSALTVSEARKVFAETVNRVAYTKERVMVERHGKAVVAMVPVEDVELLRDLEDRMDLGDARAAIAEAKKKGTKPWSVLKKQLGL, translated from the coding sequence ATGTCGGCACTTACGGTTAGTGAAGCCAGGAAAGTGTTCGCTGAAACGGTCAACCGCGTGGCCTACACTAAAGAGCGCGTTATGGTCGAACGGCATGGTAAGGCGGTAGTGGCGATGGTACCCGTGGAAGATGTGGAGCTGTTGCGGGACTTAGAGGATCGCATGGATTTGGGTGATGCCCGCGCTGCAATTGCCGAAGCCAAGAAGAAGGGCACCAAACCCTGGTCGGTGCTCAAGAAGCAACTTGGGCTGTAA
- a CDS encoding SAM-dependent DNA methyltransferase codes for MSPSAIVQKLWSYCNVLRDDGMSYGDYVEQLTYLLFLKMADERTKAPYNQPSQIPDKYSWPSLLKRDGDDLFDHYRHLLEELGKGKGMLGLIFTKAQNKFQDPVKLRRLIVDLIDKEDWSTMSADVKGDAYEGLLEKNAQDTKSGAGQYFTPRPLIAAMVEAIAPKSSETICDPACGTGGFFLAAHDYIVKHYPNLTKDEKRQLKQGTFKGWELVQSTARLCAMNMMLHGIGSDKDLPIVVADSLAADPGERFDIVMTNPPFGKKSSTTIVGEEGQVSKERDIVERDDFWATTSNKQLNFVQHVKTLLKQNGRAGVVVPDNVLFEGGAGETVRRKLLHECDVHTLLRLPTGLFYAQGVKANVLFFDKKPASETPWTKKLWIYDLRTNQHFTLKTDPLKREDLDEFVKSYNPANRHERKATWSEKKPAGRWRAYDYDELVGRDKASLDIFWLKDESLEASDNLPDPDIIAQEIVDDLEAALEQFRLIANDLGSDSTEKTIS; via the coding sequence ATGAGTCCCTCAGCTATCGTTCAAAAACTCTGGAGCTACTGCAACGTCCTTCGTGACGACGGGATGAGCTATGGCGACTATGTCGAGCAGTTGACGTACCTGCTGTTCCTCAAGATGGCCGACGAGCGCACGAAGGCGCCGTACAACCAGCCCAGTCAAATTCCCGACAAATACAGTTGGCCCAGCCTGCTGAAGAGGGACGGCGACGACCTGTTCGATCACTATCGCCATCTCCTGGAAGAACTCGGCAAAGGGAAAGGCATGCTCGGGCTGATATTCACCAAGGCCCAGAATAAGTTTCAGGACCCCGTCAAGCTTCGGCGGCTGATTGTGGATCTGATCGACAAGGAAGACTGGTCCACGATGAGTGCCGATGTGAAAGGGGATGCCTACGAGGGCTTACTGGAGAAGAACGCGCAGGACACGAAGTCCGGCGCGGGCCAGTACTTCACCCCAAGGCCACTGATTGCCGCAATGGTGGAGGCCATCGCTCCGAAGTCCAGCGAGACGATCTGTGACCCGGCCTGCGGAACTGGCGGGTTTTTCCTGGCTGCACATGACTACATCGTGAAGCACTATCCCAATCTCACCAAGGACGAAAAGCGACAGCTCAAGCAAGGCACGTTTAAGGGATGGGAATTGGTCCAAAGCACGGCACGGCTCTGCGCGATGAACATGATGCTCCACGGGATCGGAAGCGACAAAGACCTGCCCATCGTCGTGGCCGATTCCTTGGCCGCTGATCCGGGGGAGCGGTTCGACATCGTAATGACCAATCCGCCGTTCGGGAAGAAGAGCAGCACAACCATCGTTGGCGAAGAGGGCCAGGTCTCCAAGGAACGGGACATCGTCGAACGTGACGACTTCTGGGCGACGACCTCCAACAAACAACTCAACTTCGTCCAGCATGTCAAAACGTTGCTGAAACAGAATGGCAGAGCCGGGGTCGTAGTGCCTGACAACGTCCTCTTCGAAGGTGGCGCGGGGGAAACTGTCCGGCGTAAGCTCCTGCACGAGTGCGATGTGCACACGCTCCTGCGTCTGCCGACCGGCCTCTTCTATGCGCAGGGCGTGAAAGCCAACGTGCTCTTCTTCGACAAGAAGCCAGCGAGCGAGACCCCATGGACCAAGAAGCTCTGGATCTACGACCTCCGTACCAACCAACACTTCACACTCAAGACCGATCCGCTCAAGCGCGAAGACCTCGACGAGTTCGTGAAATCCTACAACCCAGCGAACCGGCACGAACGAAAAGCAACCTGGTCCGAGAAGAAACCAGCGGGACGCTGGCGTGCCTACGACTATGATGAATTGGTTGGCCGCGACAAAGCCAGCCTCGACATCTTTTGGCTGAAAGACGAATCCCTCGAAGCCTCCGACAACCTCCCCGATCCCGACATCATCGCCCAAGAAATCGTCGACGACCTCGAAGCGGCGCTAGAACAATTCAGATTGATTGCGAATGATCTTGGTAGTGATTCAACAGAAAAGACGATCTCATGA
- a CDS encoding restriction endonuclease subunit S yields the protein MPSDNNASWPLKLLSEVVDLNPRLDKSAYRDNLKVSFVPMAAVEAGSGRMEVSQTKHFSTVKKGYTPFKEGDVLFAKITPCMENGKMAVVPKLTNDIGFGSTEFHVLRPHEGIDPRFVYYFVSSQDFRREAAHRMTGAVGQKRVPQSFLKEALIPVLLFDDQKRIVAEIEKQFSRLDESVANLKRVKANLKLYKAAAFKAAVEGCLVQTEAELSRQAGQSYEAATQLLKSNEQKSLPKPTKRRAGRLWGAGHVPQLTPDELSKLPEGWTWAKVRQLGSDPENAVQVGPMSMRSEDFRETGVPVLNVGCVQWGRFDETKRNFLPEKIAEDFSRYRIQPGDVLFTRSGTVGRCAVAKSHQKNWLMTFHLLRVRPNPNCCLPEYLRAVFEGSAHIRRQTREASIGTTRAGFNTNLLAYLDVPLPPMAEQQRIVAEVERRLSVIEELEATVEANLTRADRLRQSILNRAFSGRLVLQRSCLERSFAKG from the coding sequence ATGCCGAGTGACAACAACGCAAGTTGGCCACTGAAACTATTGTCTGAAGTCGTGGATCTCAATCCACGTCTGGATAAATCCGCCTATCGAGACAACCTCAAAGTGTCTTTTGTGCCGATGGCTGCGGTCGAGGCTGGCAGTGGACGGATGGAGGTATCTCAGACAAAGCATTTCTCTACGGTTAAGAAAGGCTATACCCCGTTCAAGGAGGGCGATGTTCTGTTTGCCAAGATCACGCCATGCATGGAAAACGGAAAAATGGCGGTCGTGCCAAAGCTAACAAACGACATAGGTTTCGGATCGACAGAGTTTCATGTTCTTCGCCCACATGAAGGAATTGATCCTCGCTTTGTTTATTACTTCGTTTCGAGCCAAGACTTTCGTCGGGAAGCAGCACATCGCATGACCGGGGCGGTAGGTCAAAAACGCGTGCCGCAGTCTTTTCTAAAAGAGGCATTGATTCCAGTTCTGCTCTTCGATGATCAGAAGCGCATCGTCGCGGAGATCGAAAAGCAGTTCTCTCGCCTCGATGAATCCGTCGCCAATCTCAAGCGCGTCAAGGCCAACCTCAAACTTTACAAAGCCGCCGCCTTCAAAGCTGCTGTGGAGGGTTGCCTTGTTCAGACTGAGGCTGAACTCTCTCGACAGGCGGGACAATCCTATGAGGCGGCAACCCAACTCCTGAAGTCAAATGAGCAAAAGTCATTGCCAAAACCGACGAAGCGAAGAGCGGGGCGCCTCTGGGGCGCTGGACATGTTCCGCAACTCACACCTGATGAACTCTCAAAACTTCCAGAGGGTTGGACCTGGGCCAAGGTGCGGCAGTTAGGATCAGACCCAGAGAATGCTGTTCAAGTCGGTCCAATGTCTATGAGATCAGAAGATTTCAGAGAGACCGGCGTCCCTGTACTAAATGTTGGATGTGTCCAGTGGGGGCGTTTCGACGAGACGAAACGCAACTTTCTACCAGAAAAGATAGCGGAGGATTTCAGCCGGTATCGCATCCAGCCTGGCGATGTTCTGTTTACTCGGTCTGGAACGGTGGGACGTTGCGCGGTTGCAAAATCTCATCAGAAAAATTGGCTCATGACCTTCCACCTTTTGCGGGTTCGACCGAATCCCAATTGCTGCCTACCTGAGTACCTTCGGGCGGTATTCGAAGGGTCAGCACATATCCGACGGCAAACCAGAGAAGCGTCAATAGGGACCACCCGTGCCGGGTTCAATACGAACTTGCTCGCGTACCTCGACGTTCCCCTTCCACCAATGGCTGAGCAACAACGGATCGTGGCCGAAGTCGAACGCCGCCTGTCCGTCATCGAGGAACTCGAAGCCACCGTCGAAGCCAACCTCACCCGCGCCGACCGCCTGCGGCAGTCCATCCTAAACCGAGCCTTTTCTGGCCGCCTTGTCTTACAACGATCTTGCCTAGAAAGAAGCTTTGCTAAGGGGTAG
- the rph gene encoding ribonuclease PH has protein sequence MRVDGRRNDQLRPVKVTRNFIKHAEGSVLIEMGDTKVICTASIEEKVPPFLKGKGQGWVTAEYSMLPRSTHERSPREAVKGKQGGRTLEIQRLVGRALRAVTDMGQMGERSIWLDCDVIQADGGTRTASITGAFIALADACTVLKKKGLIKKRPLTDYLAAISVGKVGGEIFVDLAYTEDSMAEVDMNIVMTGQGRYVEVQGTAERTPFAKQEMDQFMAIGWGGIQTLTALQKDLIGELE, from the coding sequence TTGCGTGTCGATGGGCGGCGAAACGATCAGCTACGTCCGGTAAAAGTGACGCGGAATTTCATCAAACATGCCGAAGGGTCTGTACTCATCGAAATGGGCGACACCAAAGTGATCTGCACGGCTTCTATCGAAGAGAAGGTTCCTCCCTTCCTGAAGGGGAAAGGGCAAGGATGGGTGACGGCAGAGTATTCGATGCTTCCCCGTTCAACCCATGAGCGATCTCCGCGTGAAGCGGTCAAAGGAAAACAGGGCGGCAGGACATTGGAGATTCAACGTCTCGTAGGACGGGCACTTCGTGCAGTGACAGATATGGGTCAGATGGGAGAACGGTCAATCTGGCTCGATTGCGATGTGATCCAGGCTGATGGAGGAACCAGAACTGCGTCGATCACAGGCGCGTTCATTGCCTTGGCCGATGCCTGTACCGTCCTCAAAAAGAAGGGTTTGATCAAGAAACGTCCTTTGACGGATTACCTCGCTGCCATTAGTGTGGGAAAAGTCGGTGGGGAGATCTTCGTGGATCTGGCCTATACGGAAGACTCGATGGCCGAAGTCGATATGAATATCGTCATGACCGGCCAAGGGCGCTACGTCGAAGTTCAGGGCACGGCGGAACGGACCCCCTTTGCCAAGCAGGAAATGGATCAGTTTATGGCCATAGGATGGGGCGGAATTCAGACTCTCACCGCGCTGCAGAAGGATCTGATCGGAGAGCTGGAATAG
- a CDS encoding type II toxin-antitoxin system RelE/ParE family toxin, whose product MAWSVFYYETVQGDRPIEAFLDALSREARAKCLAYISRLEIDGTRLPASIAAHVRGKIWELRPEWSGNEFRFFYGAIVGQRFVILHAIQKKRQKLRERDIAIAEQRYEDIKGRIHNEDA is encoded by the coding sequence ATGGCCTGGTCAGTGTTCTACTATGAGACAGTGCAGGGAGACAGGCCAATTGAGGCATTTCTCGACGCATTGTCCCGTGAGGCTCGAGCCAAATGTCTTGCGTATATCAGTCGATTGGAAATCGACGGCACACGCCTGCCAGCTTCAATCGCGGCGCATGTCCGAGGCAAGATTTGGGAGCTGCGTCCGGAATGGTCTGGGAATGAGTTCCGGTTCTTTTATGGGGCGATCGTGGGTCAGCGGTTTGTCATCCTTCACGCGATTCAAAAGAAAAGGCAGAAGCTTCGAGAAAGGGACATCGCTATCGCCGAGCAACGATACGAGGACATCAAGGGAAGGATTCACAATGAAGACGCATAG